In a genomic window of Diabrotica undecimpunctata isolate CICGRU chromosome 2, icDiaUnde3, whole genome shotgun sequence:
- the LOC140433899 gene encoding jerky protein-like encodes MDKKLDALNRIDRGEPLNKLAAELGVRTSCVGLENNRKNIEDVCFKMISKDSLQGRGTTKKAKNELLDETLFMWYSAQRERVVPFSGLILSEKAANLNKKLPNPDPSFTASQGFV; translated from the coding sequence ATGGATAAAAAGTTAGATGCGTTGAACCGAATCGACAGGGGCGAACCTTTAAATAAACTTGCTGCAGAGCTCGGCGTGAGGACATCATGTGTCGGACTGGAAAATAATCGGAAAAATATTGAAGACGTTTGTTTCAAGATGATATCTAAAGACAGTTTACAGGGTAGAGGAACTACCAAAAAGGCTAAAAATGAATTGTTGGACGAGACATTATTTATGTGGTATAGTGCTCAGCGAGAACGTGTTGTCCCTTTTTCTGGGCTGATTTTGTCTGAAAAAGCggcaaatttaaacaaaaaattaccaAATCCAGATCCAAGTTTTACAGCTAGCCAGGGATTCGTTTGA